Within Candidatus Hydrogenedentota bacterium, the genomic segment GGAGTGGACCTGGTGCTGGGCAACGCGGAGAAGATGCACCTGCTCCGGCATTTGGCCGCGCTGGACGCGGGCCGCGGCCCGCATGTGCTCGACGCCCGGCCCGCGCGCGCGCCCTTCACCGTGCCGTGGCCGCAGGAAGGCCCGGCAGTCACCCGGCGGATGAACCTGAAAATCCAGGACGGCTGTGATTTCATGTGCAGTTTCTGCATCATCCCTTTCGCGCGGGGACGCTCCCGTCCGAGGCGCTTTGACGACCTGACGGCGGAGGCCGCCTCCCTGGTCCGGCGCGGCGCGCTGGAGCTGGTGCTGACAGGGGTGAATGTGGGCGACTATGCGCACGGCAAACGGCGCCTGCCGGACGTGGTGGACGCGCTGAACGCCCTGGCGCCGCTGCGCCGCATCCGCATCGGGTCCATTGAACTGACCACCATCGCGCCGGGGCTGCTCGAGCGGATGGCGGACCCGGCCCACCGCCTGGTCCCCTATCTGCACGTGCCGCTCCAGTCGGGCTCCGACCGCATCCTCCAGGCGATGCGCCGCAACCACACGCGCGGCGAATACCTGGAACTGCTTGGCCGGGCCGCGGCGACGGTGCCGGACATCGGCCTGGGCGCGGACATCATGACGGGCTTTCCTGGTGAAACGGAGGCGGATTTCGAGGACTCGCGCCGCCTGGTCCACGAGAGTCCCCTCTCCTATTTGCATGTGTTCAAGTATTCCGAGCGCAA encodes:
- the mtaB gene encoding tRNA (N(6)-L-threonylcarbamoyladenosine(37)-C(2))-methylthiotransferase MtaB yields the protein MTDNTPKKRAAIHTLGCRLNQAESGLLAEQLAGAGYEMVPFGDRADLGVIHTCTVTREADAKSRQMVRQFIRANPGARTVVIGCYAQREAEALARLEGVDLVLGNAEKMHLLRHLAALDAGRGPHVLDARPARAPFTVPWPQEGPAVTRRMNLKIQDGCDFMCSFCIIPFARGRSRPRRFDDLTAEAASLVRRGALELVLTGVNVGDYAHGKRRLPDVVDALNALAPLRRIRIGSIELTTIAPGLLERMADPAHRLVPYLHVPLQSGSDRILQAMRRNHTRGEYLELLGRAAATVPDIGLGADIMTGFPGETEADFEDSRRLVHESPLSYLHVFKYSERKGSAASRLPDKTDPAAASARSVVLRALGAEKTRAFQERHLGRRVGVLFEDIEDGWWTGLTGNYLRVGVRCDGNLRNRIGWVSVEAVGRDFLTGTLDGPAV